In the Bacteroidia bacterium genome, AGTAATATTTGCGGTTACCGGAGGTAAAGAAGATATTTGAACAGAGTCTATTAATGAAGTACATGCATCTGTTACTCTAATATAATTCCAGGCATTTAATAAATTATTCGCAAAACCATTTGTATTTAATGTATCGCTAAATAAATTATTGGAAGACCATTGATAAGTTATTGGCGATGCTCCATTAGTAACAGTTACTGTAGCGCCTCCATTATTTCCACCGGCACATGAAGTCGGTGAAGAAGAGGTAATGGCAATACTTAAAGGTGCAGAAACAGTCATTAATACTGAATCAACTATTGAACCACAGAAATCTGTAACGGTAACATAATTCCATCCTTCAATTAAAGCAATTGCTGTATCATTTAATTCTAATGATGACCAATTATATGTAAATGGTGAAACTCCATTTGCAGCTACAACATTTGCATTTCCATTACTTCCACCTATACATGAAACCGGAGAAATTAAATTTGTAGTAAGTGTTAAAGCTGGTATGCTTGTGATTTCAACAGAATCTATTAAAGATCCACAGTAGTCGGTAACAGTTACATAATGCCATCCAGCCGACAAATCGTTTGCAGTATCTATAACACTTGCTGAACCAGACCAATTGTATGTATAAGGAGCAATTCCACTAACCGCTGTTACAACAGCAGAACCATCATTAGATGCAACACAGTTTGCCGGAGTTAATGATGCAACGGAAATTTCCATTGAAGGTAAACTTGTTATTGTAATTGAATCAACAATGCTTGTTCCACAGAAATCAGTTACTGTAACATAGCTCTTACCAACACTCAAATCATTTGCAAATGCGGTGGTGCTTGCTGAACCTGCCCATGTATATGTAAATGGAGCAACTCCATTTTGAATATTTAAAGTGGCTTCTCCATTATTATTTGACGAACAGAAAATAATTAATTCATGATTATCTAAACTTGCAGTTAATGCAGGAATTAATGATACAGTTGCAGACCCAGTTGTAGAACATCCTGCAGCAGTAACTGTAACATTATAAGTTCCCGAAACAAGATTTATTAAATCTTCAGTTGTACTTGCTGCTAAATCGTCCCATAAAAATGTATATGGTAAAGTTCCATTTGATACAGTTAAATCAACTGCTCCATTTGTACCTGCACAAGATTCATTAGTTACTGCAAATGTTAAAGTAGGATATGAATTAACAGTTACAACTGTAGGAAGTGAAGTAGTTGCACAACCATTGATGTTTGTTACAACAACGGTATAATTCCCACTTACCAAAGTACTATATGCAGAACTTACAGCACCTGGGATGTCTGTTCCTGATTCCTGCCACTGATAAACATTTCCACCGCCAACAGTTGCCATCAAAGTAACTGAAGTTCCCTGACAAAATGTAGTTGCGCCAGAAGCAGTTATAACTGCTAAAGGTGCTGCCATAACTGTTACAGTTGTTGTTGAAGATGTAGCGCTACAACCTGCATTAGTTACAACAACTGTATAATTACCACTAGCATTTGCAATATAAGAAACTGCTGTTTCACCTACTATATCAACACCATTTAACTGCCATTGATATGTGTAGCCCACACCAGCAGTTGCATCTAACTGAACTGTTCCGCCTGTACAGAAAGTGGTAGGTCCAGCAGGTGTTATTATTGCTGTTGGTAAAGGATTCACAGTTACAATTGTTGCTGCAGAAGTTGTTACACAGCCATTTTCACCAGTAACAACAAGAGTATAGCTTCCTGCAATTGATGCAGTATAACTTCCTGCAATTGCGCCAGCAATATCAACACCTCCTAATTGCCATTGATAGGAAAGTCCCGTTCCTGTATTTGCATTTAACTGAACAGAACTTCCACTACAAATAGTAGTTGCGCCAGATGCGGTAATAGTTGCAGCAGGAAATTGTCTCGTAATTGTAGAACTACCTGTAACAAAGCATCCTTTAGAGTCAGTTACTGTAACATCGTAAGTCCCTTCAGATAAAGAAGTAAGGTCCTGTGTTGTTATAGCACCTGTCCAGTTATATGTATATGGTGGATTTCCAGAATAAACAATTAAATCAATGGCGCCGTCATTGCCCGGAGCACAGGTTGGGTTAGTATTAATAAACGAAATAGTTGGTGAAGTTGGTACTGTAAGTACAATAGCAGCAGTAGTTGCAGAACAGCTTGCAGCATCTGTAACAGTAACAATATAATTACCTGCTGGTAAATTTGTTCTATCCTGAGTTGTAATTGGTCCGTCACTCCAAACATAAGTGTAAGGAATTGTTCCTCCGCTTACTAATACATCAATTGCTCCGTCATTTCCGGGAACACAAGTCAAATCAGTTTTTGAAGAAATTACCTGAGGAGCACTAGAGTTTACAACATCGTAACTATCAGTAACAGTACACAAATTTGCATCAGTTACAGTTACTGAAAATGTCCCTGATACCAAAGTTGAAATATCTTGTGTTAATGCCAAGTTTGACCAAGCATATGTATATGGAACCGCTCCATTAATAACCGTTAGATCAATGGCACCATCTCCGCCAGGAACACATGTTGGAGGAGTTGTAACTTCTGTTAAGATCATTGTTGCCGGGTTTGCAATAGTTGCAGTTCCTGTTTTAACACATAAATTTGCATCAGTTACAGTAACATCATATATTCCTGCAGCAAGTGCAGAAAGGTCTTCAGTTGTTAATCCACCTGTCCATAAATAAGTAAAAGGTGAGGTTCCGCCTACAACAGTTAAATCAATTGCTCCATCAGTAGAAGAGGGACATTTTGTATCTGTTACTGCAAAAACTAATGCAATCGCCGATGGCTCTGTTACAGTAGTTGTTCCTGTTTTTGTTGCTCCGTTGGCATCTGTTACTGTAACATTATATACACCTGCAGCAAGCCCAACCAAGTCTTCAGAAGTAGAAGAAAATGCCGCAGGACCTGTCCATGCAAATGTATATGGAGAAGTTCCTGTTCCGGTTACGGTAAGATCAATTGCTCCGGTTGATGCTCCATTACATAAAACATTTGTTACAGCATAATTTAAAGTTATTAATCCAAATTTTGCAATAAAAATATCTCTGGTTCCCACAGATGCATTAACTATGACTTTACCATCAATGTCTAAATTTGTAGAAACAAACTCACCAACAAAAATATTAGTATTACTTGCCTCTATATTAGCACTTTTAACAAAATCGGTACTTGTTCCAAAACCTCTTTTTGCTGACAATACTGTTCCGTTTCTGTCAGTCTCAACCATATATGCATCTGTGCCAGAGTTTGTTAAAGGGAATGCGTCGAAATTAATTGCTCCTGTATATTGACCTCCAAGAATTACATGATCTGATGTGGCAAAAACAGCATTTCCCTGATCATCCCCAAGTGAACCAAATCTCTTTGAAAATTGTAATGTTCCATCAGATGCGTAACAAGCATAAAAAATATCATTACTCCCAGCGTTAGGGAATGTTTGAACAGAGGTCAAAACAGCAGTTGAATCAGCTGTTAATGTTGGACTTCCATAATATCCTGTTAAAAATTGAAACCCTAAAGCATCACCTTTGTGTCTTGTTAAATAATCATCTCCTGTTCCAACTATTTTCCTAACCCATTGGCCTGTTCCGGTTAAATCTGTTTTATAAATAAACATATCTCTATTCCCAGCATTACTTAAAACACCAACATCTAAAGTCAGGGTTCCTACATATTGACCACAGAAGTAATAACCAAATGCATCTGTAGAAACTGAGCGAATTCCTGTATTACTATTGTCATCAACAAGCATTTTAGCCCATGTAAGGTTACCATTACTATCAAATTTTGAAATAAATTTTTGATTTACAGCAGGTGCCGGTGAAATAAGAGTTGTAACCCCACCATAAAAAGTAGCATCAACTAAAAATCCACCACTTAAAATTATATTATCAGAATTATCTAAAGCCATAGCACCATTATTCTGATTTTGTGCTCCATAAACAGAATTATAAGCCCAGATTAAAGTTCCGTCTACAGCAAATTTTGCTAAAATAATATCAAACAATCCTGTTGTTGCAACCGAAGTACCACTTACTACACAAGGATTGGTATTACTTAAAACAGAAATAAATACAAAAGCTCCATCTGAGCTTATTGCAATATCAGAAGCAGTTTCAGTTGAGGCACCACTTATTTGTTTTAGCCACAAAATTTGTCCGTTTTTGTTATATTTAGCAATAAAAGCATCATTCCCACCAACTGAAGTTAAAGAAAACGCTCCCTGACTAACAGTGTTGGCAAAAGATCCAAAAACATAAATATTTCCCGAAACATCAGTGGTAACTTTTGAAGGAATGCTTTGGCCAGTTCCTGTAAATTGACTTACCCACAACAAGTCAGTATTTTGCCCAATAGTATTTAAAGTGCAAAAAAATAATCCTAAAAAATAAACTAATATTTTTCTCATAACAATTTCTTTAAAATTTAATGCTTATTAAGTTGTTCCTCCATAAGAGATTCCATCGGAGCCACCACCTGTTGTGTCTTTTGTTTTTAAGAGTCCTATTTCAATAACTTCAGGAGTTACCCATGGAGTTTTAAAATCTACCTCTTCTTCCATTTTATTTTTTGTTTCCATTATTTTATACATTAGTAATTTGGACAAAATTATAAAAATAAATTTATTGGTCAAATAAATCTTTTTTGATAATAGACTGTAAAAAAACAGAAAAGGCTCACATGAGCCTTAAAAAAAAACACTAACATTCTCATTATCTTTAAATTAAAATGATAGCGTTTATCCTTCTTCTTCTATTTACTTAGATTGTGCAAACAACAAAATTGAAATAACTAATTTATTTTTGAATTAGAATTCTTTCTGTAATTTGTTCATCTCCATCAATAATTTTTACCAGATATAATCCTGTTGAAAGAGTTGAAACATCTTTTGTTATTGCAACACCATAAATTATTTCTTTGCTTTCTTTTGAAATCAGCTTTCCTAACAAATTGTATATTTCAATTTCTATTATTGCACCTTCTTTGTCACTATCCTGATTATCAACAAGTATATTTAGTTTGTCTGTTGTTGGGTTTGGATAAAGTGAAATAGAGTTTGCATTATCGATCAAACCATTTTCCTCATTTTCAGCCGATTTTAAAACGCATAAAGAAATAGTCACCCTTGTACTTCTTCGTGTACATCCATTTGCATCTGTAACAGTAACCCTATAATTACTTCCAACACAAACATTTATTGCGGTCTTTGTTGTTTGACTTCCAGTTGTTGCTGACCAAAGATAAGAATAAGGTAAAGTTCCACCAGTTGGGTTAGCTGTTATAGTACCTGTACAATTTGGTGAAGCATTAGAACAAGTTTTTGTTGGGGTAGGAACACTTAAGGTAGCTGGCTGAGTAATTGTAACAGTTGAAACAGAAGTGCAGCTATTTAAATCCGTTACAGTTACCCTATAATTACCAGCGCTTAAACCAGAATAAGTGATAGTTCCATCTCCGGTAAATCCATTTGGTGACCAATTATATGAATAGCTTGGTGTTCCACCTGAAGCTGTAACTGTTGCGGTTCCATTTGATTGATTTCTACATTTTACATTTGTTGAAGAAATACTTGAAGTTAATGCAACTGGTTGTGTAATAGTAACAGAGGTTACTCCACATCCACCTGTTCGAGTAACAGTTACATTCCAAACACCTGCTGTAAGACCAGTACAAGTTGCTGTTGTTTGCACTGGAGCAGGATCATTCCAAACATATGTTATAGTTCCCGATCCACCAGTTGCAGTTGCTGTAGCAGTTCCGTTTGAGCCTCCAAAACAACCTACATTAGTTTGTGAACTTATTGAAGCTGTAACAACTGAAGGTTGGGTAATTGTAACTGACTTAATAATTGAACAGGTATTGGCATCTGTGACGGTTACACTCCAGGTTCCAACAGTTAACGCTGTGCATGTTGCTGTTGTTTGTGCTGGTGCCGGATCATTCCACAAATAGTTATAAGGGCTTGTTCCGCCACTTGCAGTAACCGTTGCTGAACCATTTGAACCGTTGTTACAAGTTACATTTACTTGAGAAGTAGTTGCTGTTAATACTGTTGGTTGGGTTATTATAAAAGTTTTTGAAATAGAACATAAATTTGCATCTGTAATTGTACAAGAATAGGTACCTACTATTAATCCACTTTTAGTTGCTAAGGTTCCACCTCCAGTCCATAAATATGTATATGGACTTATACCACCTGATGCAACTACAGTGGCAGAGCCATTTGATCCTCCATTACAACTCACATTTATTTGAGATGTAGTTGCAGTTAATAACGCTGGTTGGGTTATAATTGCAGAATTGTAAACTTCATTTCCACATTGATC is a window encoding:
- a CDS encoding gliding motility-associated C-terminal domain-containing protein: MRKILVYFLGLFFCTLNTIGQNTDLLWVSQFTGTGQSIPSKVTTDVSGNIYVFGSFANTVSQGAFSLTSVGGNDAFIAKYNKNGQILWLKQISGASTETASDIAISSDGAFVFISVLSNTNPCVVSGTSVATTGLFDIILAKFAVDGTLIWAYNSVYGAQNQNNGAMALDNSDNIILSGGFLVDATFYGGVTTLISPAPAVNQKFISKFDSNGNLTWAKMLVDDNSNTGIRSVSTDAFGYYFCGQYVGTLTLDVGVLSNAGNRDMFIYKTDLTGTGQWVRKIVGTGDDYLTRHKGDALGFQFLTGYYGSPTLTADSTAVLTSVQTFPNAGSNDIFYACYASDGTLQFSKRFGSLGDDQGNAVFATSDHVILGGQYTGAINFDAFPLTNSGTDAYMVETDRNGTVLSAKRGFGTSTDFVKSANIEASNTNIFVGEFVSTNLDIDGKVIVNASVGTRDIFIAKFGLITLNYAVTNVLCNGASTGAIDLTVTGTGTSPYTFAWTGPAAFSSTSEDLVGLAAGVYNVTVTDANGATKTGTTTVTEPSAIALVFAVTDTKCPSSTDGAIDLTVVGGTSPFTYLWTGGLTTEDLSALAAGIYDVTVTDANLCVKTGTATIANPATMILTEVTTPPTCVPGGDGAIDLTVINGAVPYTYAWSNLALTQDISTLVSGTFSVTVTDANLCTVTDSYDVVNSSAPQVISSKTDLTCVPGNDGAIDVLVSGGTIPYTYVWSDGPITTQDRTNLPAGNYIVTVTDAASCSATTAAIVLTVPTSPTISFINTNPTCAPGNDGAIDLIVYSGNPPYTYNWTGAITTQDLTSLSEGTYDVTVTDSKGCFVTGSSTITRQFPAATITASGATTICSGSSVQLNANTGTGLSYQWQLGGVDIAGAIAGSYTASIAGSYTLVVTGENGCVTTSAATIVTVNPLPTAIITPAGPTTFCTGGTVQLDATAGVGYTYQWQLNGVDIVGETAVSYIANASGNYTVVVTNAGCSATSSTTTVTVMAAPLAVITASGATTFCQGTSVTLMATVGGGNVYQWQESGTDIPGAVSSAYSTLVSGNYTVVVTNINGCATTSLPTVVTVNSYPTLTFAVTNESCAGTNGAVDLTVSNGTLPYTFLWDDLAASTTEDLINLVSGTYNVTVTAAGCSTTGSATVSLIPALTASLDNHELIIFCSSNNNGEATLNIQNGVAPFTYTWAGSASTTAFANDLSVGKSYVTVTDFCGTSIVDSITITSLPSMEISVASLTPANCVASNDGSAVVTAVSGIAPYTYNWSGSASVIDTANDLSAGWHYVTVTDYCGSLIDSVEITSIPALTLTTNLISPVSCIGGSNGNANVVAANGVSPFTYNWSSLELNDTAIALIEGWNYVTVTDFCGSIVDSVLMTVSAPLSIAITSSSPTSCAGGNNGGATVTVTNGASPITYQWSSNNLFSDTLNTNGFANNLLNAWNYIRVTDACTSLIDSVQISSLPPVTANITFSVLASCPTTADGKATVTASAGTGVYTYAWGAPSTSTSFVAMDLLPGWNYVTVSDGCGIAVDSVNISNQPALSIQMSSLSLITCQGLTNGSAIVTTTDGGAPFTFLWSTTEVNDTALALVEGWNYVTVTDVCGSLVDSINVLVTPVVTATYEKPDGILCFGQATATIEVTPLNGISPYTYTWGDTTLTTYNRDSLSAGKYYFTVTDGCNSTFVDSVTVNQPGALSLSMITTNVSFTGLSDGAIDLLMSGGTQPYYFDWSNGITLEDQKDIPADVYYITVTDNNGCVISDSSNIITDSWHIEVYKAFTPNGDGKNDVWNIKYISAYPECSVIIFDEWGIKVFESTGYTEAWDGTNKKGHKLPAATYYYIIDLKDGSKVYTGSVALIK